In a genomic window of Nothobranchius furzeri strain GRZ-AD chromosome 14, NfurGRZ-RIMD1, whole genome shotgun sequence:
- the LOC139062673 gene encoding zinc finger protein 235-like, with amino-acid sequence MDTDFHQTVKEEALEDQSAGVVQQDPEQFHMKEEQEEVWTSLEGEQLHLKEETNSARFPFTPVSIKSEDDEDKPLLSQLLYQQQIEDRDVSTSSSADQTTAETGRGAESSRNPVLNPNEQISDSSETEVSEDDVNLNDELLDSGPESGDGDNDSNESRSFESDVKTVKKPFSCPGCGKEFLHKWSLQRHVRVTSHSAIRSPGCLVTKKKVRVKQHVDSCRKVQTEPKSFSCDICEKIFSHNNKLNRHMIVHTGQKPFTCELCGKSFNRRTNLNTHMRIHTGQKPFACELCGKSFNQRTHLNTHMRIHTGQKPFACELCGKSFTLRSKLNRHMRVHTGQKPFACELCEQRFRHESTLNTHMRVHTGQKPFACELCEQRFRHGSNLTSHMRVHTGQKPFACELCGKRFTIRTKLNRHMRVHTGQKPFACELCEQRFRYKSTLNTHMRVHTGQKPFACELCEQRFRHKSTLKSHMRVHMGNKPFACEICGKLFTQKTALNTHMRVHTGNKPFVCELCEQRFSFKATFNRHMKVHTGQKPFACELCEQRFRHKSTLNSHMRVYQGHNTCI; translated from the coding sequence ATTTTCACCAgacggttaaagaagaagctcttgAAGATCAGAGTGCTGGTGTGGTCCAGCAGGATCCAGAACAGTTCCACATGAAAGAAGAACAGGAGGAAGTCTGGACAAGTCTGGAAGGAGAGCAGCTTCATTTGAAGGAAGAGACTAATTctgccaggtttccattcacACCAGTTTCTATAaaaagtgaggatgatgaagacaaACCTCTGTTGTCACAGCTTCtttatcagcagcaaatagaagacagagacgtttcaaccagcagctcagctgaccagacaacagcagaaacTGGTAGAGGAGCAGAATctagcaggaacccagttctgaaccctAATGAACAgatatctgattcttcagagactgaagttagtgaagatgatgtgaatctaAACGATGAGTTGTTAGACTCTGGGCCTGAAAGTGGAGATGGAGACAATGACAGCAATGAGAGCAGGTCTTTTGAATCTGATGTAAAGACTGTCAAGAAACCCTTTAGCTGCCCTGGGTGTGGTAAAGAGTttctccacaagtggtctctccagagacatGTGAGAGTGACGAGTCATTCAGCAATAAGATCTCCAGGATGTTTGGTTACTAAGAAAAAAGTTAGAGTAAAGCAACATGTGGACTCATGCAGGAAAGTCCAGACAGAGCCAAAATCATTCAGTTGTGACATTTGTGAAAAAATATTTAGtcataataataaattaaacagacacatgattgtccacactggacagaaaccCTTTacgtgtgagctctgtggaaaaagctttaatCGAAGAACaaatttaaacactcacatgagaatccacacaggacagaaaccctttgcgtgtgagctatgtggaaaaagctttaatcaaaggacacatttaaacactcacatgagaatccacacaggacagaaaccatttgcttgtgaactctgtggaaaaagTTTTACTCTAAGGTCAaaattaaacagacacatgagagtccacacaggacagaaaccctttGCATGTGAGCtttgtgaacaaagatttaggcATGAATCAacattaaacactcacatgagagtccacacaggacagaaaccatttgCATGTGAGCtttgtgaacaaagatttaggcATGGGTCAAATTTAactagtcacatgagagtccacacaggacagaaaccatttgcttgtgaactctgtggGAAACGTTTTACTATAAGGACAaaattaaacagacacatgagagtccacacaggacagaaaccctttgcgtgtgaactctgtgaacaaagatttaggtataaatcaacattaaacactcacatgagagtccacacaggacagaaaccatttgCATGTGAactctgtgaacaaagatttaggcataaatcaacattaaaaagtcacatgagagtccatatgGGAAATAAACCCTTTGCATGTGAGATATGTGGAAAACTTTTTACTCAAAAGACAgctttaaacactcacatgagagtccacacaggaaatAAACCCTTTGTGTGTGAACTCTGTGAGCAAAGATTTAGTTTTAAGGCCACATTTAAcagacacatgaaagtccacacaggacagaaaccatttgcgtgtgaactctgtgaacaaagatttaggcATAAATCTACATTAAACAGCCACATGAGAGTCTACCAAGGACACAACACATGTatttaa